The region AGCGCCTGAAGCTGCACAAAAACAACGTATTCAGGCTTCTTGCCACACTGGAGGCGCGGGGTTACATCGAGCAGAACCGGGTGACCGAGAACTACCGCCTCGGCCTCAAGACCCTTGAACTCGGCCAGACCTTCATCCGCCAAATGGGCCTTCTCCGCCAGTCGAAACCGGTCCTGGAAGCCCTGGTCAAGGAGTGCAACGAAACCACCTACGTGGCGATCCTCAAGGACTTCAACATCATTTACCTGGATGCCGTGGAGACCGACATGACCGTCCGCGTCGTCCCGCGGGTCGGTTCGAGGCTGCCGGCTTACTGCACCGCGGCGGGCAAGGTCCAGATCGCCTACATGAGCGACGAGGAGTTGGAGAACTATCTCCCTCCCAAAGAGATCAAGCGCTACACGAAGAATACCGTCACCGACCGCGACCTTCTCAAGAAGCAGCTGAAGACCATCGCCGATCAGGGCTACGCCATCGACAACGAGGAACTGGATGTGGGCGTCAAGTGCGTCAGCGCGCCGATTCGCGACTATACCCGCCGGATCATCGGCGCGGTCAGCATCTCCGGCCCTTCCATGCGTTTCACGGACGAGCGGATGGACAAGGAACTCATCCCCCTGGTGACAAAGGCGGCACAGGAGATCTCCTCCAAGCTCGGCTTTCAATAGGTCCCCACCCCATCATACCCGTAACGAGGGCGGCTTTCGGGCCGCCCTCTCCGTTTCCGCTTGAAGATATGCCCGCCGTTGGCTACTATTGCCGGAAACCTTCCGGAGTGGAAACATGCCGACCTATAAAGTGATCGAACTGGGCACCGTCACCGAAGAGGCCATCGAGGAGACGCTCAACGAATGGACCGCCAAGGGATGGCGCTTCGACAGCATGCAGTTTGCCATGCGCGAGTCCAGCCGGCGGCCGAGCATGGCCTTCGTGCTGTTCACGCGGGACCAGACGGAGAAAAACTCACCATGAACAGCCACGACGACACCCTCTACCTGATCGACGGTTCCTCCTACATCTACCGGGCCTATTATGCCATCCGCCACCTCTCCTCGCCCAGCGGCCACCCCACCAACGCCATCTACGGCTTCATCCAGATGCTGCTCAAGCTGATCAAGGACCACGATCCCAAGCAGCTGGCGGTGGTCTTCGACGCCGGCCGGATCACTTTCCGCACCGGCATCTACCCGGAATACAAGGCCAACCGGGCCGCCATGCCCGATGACCTGCGCCAGCAGGTCGGGCCGATCCGCGAGGTGGTACGCGCCTTCAACATCCCGGCCCTGGAACGGGAAGGGTTCGAGGCGGACGACATCATCGGCGCCCTGGCCGCCCGTTACAGCGCCCGGGGAGGCCGGGTCGTGGTGGTGACCGGCGACAAGGACCTGATGCAGGTTGTGACGGAAAACGTCACATTGTTGGACACCATGAAGGACAAGCGCTCGGGCCTGGCCGAGGTGCACGAGCGCTTCGGCGTCGGTCCCGAACTGGTGCCGGACATCCTGGGCCTGGCCGGCGACAGTTCGGACAACATCCCCGGCGTGCCGGGCATCGGCGAGAAGACCGCCATCAAGCTGGTCCAGGAGTTCGGCTCCCTGGACGCCCTGCTGGAGCGGGCCGGCGAGGTCAAGGGGAAGAACGGCGAAAAACTGCGGGAGTTCCGCGACCAGGCGCTCCTGTCACGCACACTGGCCACCATCGAGCGCAACGTCCCCTGGAAATCAACCTGGACGACCTGGCCGCCCGGGAACCGGACACCCCGGCCCTGAACGCCTTCTTCAAACAGTACGGTTTCACCACCCTGATCAAGGAGTTGACCGGCCACGCCACCCTCTCCACCGAGAGCTACCGCACCGTCACCACGGCCGCGGAACTGGAGGCGCTCGCCGCGGCCCTGGAGCAGGCCGGCGAATTCGCCTTCGACCTGGAGACCACGAGCCTCGACCCGCGCCTGGCCGAGATCGTCGGCCTGTCGTTCTCGTTTCGCGACCACGAGGCCTATTATCTGCCGGTGGGGCATGTGACCTCATCCCCCTCCCCGCCCCCGCCCGAAGACGCGGGGACCCTGTTTGCCCCGCCCCAGGCCGAGGCCCCGGGGGAGGCCGGTTCCACCCTCGTCCCCGGCCAGCTCCCGCGGGACACGGTGCTGGAACGCCTCCGCCCCCTGTTTGTGAATCCCGGCCTGCGCAAGGTCGGCCAGAACATCAAGTTCGACATGCAGGTGCTTGCCAACAGCGGCATCACGGTGGCAGGGGCCTGGTTCGACACCATGCTGGCCTCCTACGTGCTCAACCCGGCCCGCAGCGGGCACGGCCTGGACGCCCTGGCCCAGGAGCATCTCAACCACCGCATGATCAGCTACAGCGAGGTGACCGGAACCGGCAAGGGACAGAAGAATTTTTCCCAGGTGGCGGTGGCGGCCGCCGCCACCTATGCCTGCGAGGATGCGGACGCCACCTGGCTCCTGCGGCGCAAATTCGGGCCGCAACTGGCCGAAACCGGTCTTGAGCAGCTTTTCCGCACCCTGGAGATGCCGCTGGTGACGATCCTGGCCGACATGGAGAATTACGGGGTGCTGCTGGACCGGGAGATGCTGAAGGAACTGTCTGAGGACTTTTCAGCCCGCCTGGCGGAGCTGGAGGGGCGGATATTCGCCATCGCCGGCGCCCCCTTCAACCTCAATTCCCCCAAACAGCTGGGCGAGACGCTCTTCGAACGCATGGGCCTGAAGACCGGCAAGAAGACCAAGGGGAAGACCGGCTGGTCCACGGACAACGAGGTATTGAGCGCCCTGGCCGAGGAGCACGAGGTCGCTCGGCTGATCGTGGATTACCGCGGCCTGACCAAGCTCAAATCCACCTACAGCGACGCCCTGGCGCGCCTGGTGTGCCCCAGGACCGGCCGGGTGCACACCTCCTACAACCAGACGGTCACCGCCACCGGGCGGCTCTCGTCCTCCGACCCGAACCTGCAGAACATCCCGGTCCGCACCGACGAGGGGCGCCGCATCCGCCACGCCTTCATCGCCCCGCCGGGGCACGTCATCCTCTCGGCCGACTACTCCCAGATCGAACTGCGCGTGCTGGCCCACCTCTCCGGCGACCAGGTCTTCTGCCACGCCTTCGCCCACGACGAGGACATCCACACCCGCACCGCGGCCGAGGTCTTCGGCCTGTTTCCCGAGATGGTCACCAGCGAGATGCGCCGCCAGGCCAAGACCATCAACTTCGGCATCATCTACGGCCAGGGGGCGTTCAGCCTGGCGAAGCAGCTGGGCATCGCCCGCAAGACGGCCGAGGAGTTCATCGCCGCCTACAAGGAGCGCCACAGCGGCGCGGTCGGCTTCCTGGACTCCTGCATCCGCCAGGCGGAAGAGACCGGATACGTCACAACCATCCTGGGCAGGCGGCTCCCCATACCGGATATCCACAGCACCAACGGCAACGTGCGGGCCTTTGCCCAGCGCAACGCCATCAACTACCCGATCCAGGGCTCGGCGGCCGACATCATCAAGAGCGCCATGATCCGGGTGGACGGGCGGATACGGGCCGAGGGGCTGAAGAGCCGCCTGACCATGCAGGTGCACGACGAACTGGTCTTCGAGATACCGGAGGAGGAGTTGCTGCATATGGAAGTGCTGGTGGAGGAGGAGATGTCCCGCGCCGTGGAACTGAAGGTCCCGCTCAGGGTGGACATCAGCTACGGAAAGAACTGGAGCGAGGCCCACTAAACTACAGCGGCACCCTGCGCTCATTGCCGTCGGGATAGGGATACTCCATGTGCCGGGCCGTGGCCCGGGCCACCGGCTCGCCATGGTAGCGGGCAACCACCGTAAGCGCCATGTCGATGCCGGCCGAGATGCCGGCCGAGGTCACGACCCGCCCGTCCGCCACCACATGCTGGTCGTACTCCACCGTCACGGCGGGAAACGAGTCGCGCATCCACTCCAGGGAGCGCCAGTGGGTCGTGGCGCGCAGCCCGTCGAGCAGACCGGCGCGGCCCAGCAGCATGGCCCCGGTGCAGACGGAGGTCAGGATCTCCACCTCGGCGTTGCGTTCCCGCAGCCATTGGAGCATGACCGGGTTGTCCAGTTCCCTGCGGGTGCCCCAGCCGCCCGGCACCACCAGGATATCCAACCGGGGGCAGGCCGCAAAGGTGGCGTCGGGCACAACCCGCATCCCGCCCGAGGCGGTGACGGGATCGCCGTTCCCGGCCACCAGCAGCAGCTCGAAGGGGGATGGTTCCTGGCGCCGTTTCGCCTCATCGAGCCGCACCGCGGAAAAGACCTCGTACGGCCCGCAGAAATCGAGCACCTCAACGGCGTCGAACAGCACGATCCCCACCCGTTTCCTCTCCATGGCCCCCTCCCGTTTTTCAAAGTGAACGGCTAGCGCTTGCCGTGTTCCTTCTGCTGCGCCAGGAACACGATCTCCAGTTTCAGCACCGTCCCCTGCCGCTCGGCCTGCACGACCCCGCGGTCGCCGGGACGTTTCTGCTGCACGGCATAGGTCAGGTCAAAATTGCCCGCGAGCGGCTCGCCGTCAAGGGAGAGGAGCAGGTCCCCCTGGTGCAGGCCGGCCCGCTCGGCATTGGAACCGGGCAGCACCCCCTTCACCACCAGGCCGCGGCCGCCGGGCGCCGGTTCGATCATCACGCCGAGACGGACCCCGGTTTCGGGCAGGTCTTCGTAGGCCTGGTACACCAGGAAATCGTAGGGCACCATGGGAAAGTCGGGGATGGTGACGTTCATCAGGCGGTCCTGCTTGTCGGGCGGGATGTCGAGTTCCTTGCCGCCGATGATGACGGAGGAGGCGGGGAAACGGCGGAACACCCGGCGCGGGATGCCGAAGCCGTTGCTCACGTGGTCGCCCCCGGCGACCACCAGCAGGTGTTTGTCCTTGCCGTCCGGGCCGGCCAGGTAGCGGGCCGCCGATTCGGCCATGGTCTCGTCCCGCAGGGTCTGGGCGCGGATGAAGCCGTCGATCGCCAGCGCCCCGTGGCTGTGATCGCCGAAGATGGCCGTCACCAGGCCGCGCTGGTAGGGATCGGTCAGGTCGAGCTCCGGCACCTGGGCCCGTTCCGCCGGGCCGAGCTGTTCCGGCGCCGTGCTGCGCACCGCCTTCACCAGGCTCTTCTCCGCATCCAGGGCGATGACCGGGATACGCCGCTCCCGGGCGAGGTTCAAAAGGTCGCGGTAATAGGCAAAATCCATGTTCCAGTTTTCGAACCAGCGGGATTCCTTGAGAAACGCCTTTTCATCCAGTTCGCCGGCAACCCAGCGGTCGAGGGCCGGCTGCTGGGAACGCGCGAACATCTCCATCCCCAGGGCCAGGCGGCCGGGATGGCGCCCGGCGAGGGCCTGGAGGACCTGGAGTTCCAGGCGGTGCGAGGCCGGGTTGTCATGGGTCTCGCCCACGTAGACGATGCGCGCGTCCGTGGCCACGGCCAGCATCTGGGCGGGGCTGACCAGGGTGCCGGTCGGCAGGTGGACGATCTGGCCGATCCGGGGCGGCTCCGCGAGCGGATAGGGGTCTTGGGGGTCGCCCATCACCTGCCTGCCGGCGGGGGCGCAGGCGGTCAGGGCGGACAGACACAGGGCGGCCACACACAAAGATGGAGAGAAACGGACCATGCTGCCTCCTTCGCGGAAACGGACACGTTCATATTTTTTTCTTGCCATGCCGTACGGCCTAGAATAAATAAATTCATCTTACTTTTCAACACATCAACCAAGAAAAGGCATCTGCCGCAGAGCCCCGGAGAGGCCGGCCGACATCTGCCACGGAGACACGGAGCCCCGGAGAACACCAGGGGTAAGGCAAGAAAAACAAAGAGCCCTGATGGCGGCTTTGCCGAAAAACCGTTTTTTGCTTTTCTCTGTGGACCTCTGTGCCTCTGTGCCTCCGTGGCAGGTTTTGATTTTCTCTGCGCCCCTGTGGCCGGATTGCCCGTTTCAGGATCAATGGAATCGCCCATGCATGCCGAAAAGCTCCAGGCCATAGTCCTCGCCACCATCGATTACGGCGACAGGGACCGGATCGCGTCGCTGTTTTCCCTGGAGCATGGGCGCATCAAGGCCTTTGCCCGGGGCGCGCGCACGAGCCGCAAGCGTTTCGGCGCGGCGCTGGAGGCCTTTGCCCGCATCGAGGCCCAGGTCCGGGTCAAGGAGGGGCTGGCAGGCCTGCAACAAGCCGAGATAGTCACCATCTACCCCCGCATCCGCGGCGACCTGTCGGCCATCGCCCAGGCGCTCTACGCCTGCGAGGTGGTGGAGGCCATGACCCCCGAAGGGCATCCCCTGCCGCGCCTCTACCGCCTGCTGGCCGCCTACCTGGACCGCCTGGAAACGGCAACGGCGGCCGATGACAGCGACCGCCGTTTCTTTGAAATCAACCTGCTGAACATCCTGGGCTATCGCCCCGCGCTGGAGAGCTGCCCCCGCTGCGACACCCCCTTTGGCGCTGCCGGCGCGCTGTTGCAGGACAGCGGCGAGCCGGTGTGCCGGGCCTGCGCCCCGGCCGGCAGGCCGCTGCATCCCTCCGCCCTCAAGGCCCTGGGCGCCTGCATGGCAACCGGCACCTTCGGCAAGGTGGTCTTTCCCCCCGACCTCCTGGCGGAAGGTGGGGCGCTTCTGGACCGGGCCATCGCCACCCATGCCGGACGCCGGCTGAAGAGCCTGGAGTTCCTGGGGCAGGTCACTCCTTAGCAGGTTGTTGAAAAACAGCCATCTCGCCGCGTCCTCGAAAGCCCCTTGTGCGGCGTAGCGCGGCTACGCCTCCGCGGGGCTTTTCTGCGGGTGCGACGATCTGACTATTTTTGAACAACCTGTCAATCGCGCGGCACATCAGTCTTGCCGTCTTGCCTTTTCCTCCCGTCCAGCAGGGCGCGCCAGTAATATCCGGCCGCAAAGCCCCCCACGGCCCCCGCCAGCAGGAACATGAACAACTGCATATCCCCTTCGCCGGTATCGATCAGCGGCTTTCTGGCCTCGCGGCCATGCTCCCGGGCGATCTTCTGGACGACGGTCTCGTCGATCCCCTGCCACTGTTCCGCCGCCGGGGAGACCGTTGCCACCGACCACAAAAACACACCCATCAAGATCATGGCGTGACGTTTCATCGCTTTTCACCCCCGACTCCCGCCAGGGCGGTGCGGGCAAGCAGGTCCGGGCGTTTTTTCCGCAACAGGGAAACCATGCCGGCGGTGATGACCCCTTCGATGATCCCCAGGGGCAACTGGGTGGGCACGAACGCCAGGCCGATCTTGCCGGCCAGGGGCCAGAACGGGCTCGTCCCCCGGATACCGGCCGCCAGGATCATGGCGGTCGTGGCATAGGTGGCCCAATCGGCCAGCAGCCCGGCCGCGAAGGCGGCCGGCACCGGCCCGGCACCGCAGGCGCGCGCGGCCCGAAACACCACAAACCCGGTAAAGGAGCCGACAACCCCCATGGCAAAGAGGTTGGCGCCCCAGGTGGAGAGGCCGCCATGGGAGAGGAAGAGCGCCTGGATCAAGAGGGCGACCGCCGCGACCACCACCCCCATGGCCGGGCCGAGCAGGATCGCGGCCAGCCCGGTGCCGCAGGGATGGGAACAGGTCCCGGCGGTGGGCACCGGCACCGGCATGCAGGAAATGACGAAGACCACGGCCGCCACCATCCCCACCAGCGGCTTGCTGGACAGGTCCCGGGCCGAGCGGCGCGTCAGGGTGCGCAGCCCCAGGGCCAGAAACGGCGCCGACGCGGCAAACCAGATCGCCGCCCAGGAGAAGGGCAGGATCCCCTCGGAGATGTGCATGGCAAATGAAGAGGACGGCAGAAGAACGACAGGCAGGCAAACGGCTGACAACAGTAACGCTGGATGTTTCATGATACGCTCCCTTCCCCACGGTTGGAGTGTTTATGTGGCTTCCAGTCAGGTCTCCTGACTCGGGGATCGTCCCGTCACCGCGCCTTCCCATCCTTTACGGACAGTGGCCTCCTGCGGTGACCGTCCCCCCTCACAGTTGCGGGGCAGCGCCGGATTCGCACCGGCTTCCCTTGGACCGGAAGCAGTTTTCGTACTGTGTAACACGGCGAACGGCAAAAGACAACCCGAATCCGCAGCGGCTGACCGACGGATCGAGCGACATGCCTCCCCGCGTCCACCCCCCTTCGGGGCACCTTCTCCCCGTGGCCCCCAAGGGCCTCAAGGACCTAAAGGAGAAGGGATAGGGAAGGGATGCTCATCAGCCCCTCTCCTTTAGGCCCATTGGGTCCCCGGGGAGAGGGTGGCCGCAGGCCGGGTGAGGGGATAATAACTCCACCACGCCTCAAATGCCGCCATGGCGCCGGCAGGCGGCCGTGAAGGCGGGCGCGATCCCCCCGTTGCTGCCGAAATGCAGGTGGATGTAGGACGCCAGGCAGTTGTGGTGACGATACCCCTCCCGGCCCAGCTCCCTGCCCTGCCGGGACACCCGGTAACAGCGCTCCACGGCATCCGGCATCGTCCCGACCTCCGAATAGTGGAACTCGTGACCGCGGGCGCTGCCGGCGGCGGCGATCACACCGGAAGCTGCCGTGAATTCGACCTGGCGGTACCCGAGCGCCTTGCGCTTCGGCAGCATGCGCGCCCGCACCGGGAAGACGCCGACGAAATCGGCCGGCGGCCCCCCCTCCCCGTCCTCCATGCCGCGGGTCAGGTAGATGAAGCCGCCGCACTCGGCATACACCGGCATGCCCGCCTCGACGGCGGCCCCCACGGCAGCCTTCATGGCGCTGTTGGCGGCCAGGCGTTCGGCATACAGCTCCGGGTACCCTCCCGGCAGGTAGATGCCCTGGACATCGGCCGGCAAGCGCTCATCGGCCAGGGGCGAGAACGGGACGATCTCGGCCCCCGCCTCCCGCAGCAGCCGCAGGTTGTCCTCGTACACGAAGCAGAAGGCCGCATCCCGCGCCACGGCGATACGCACGGGCGAGGGGGAGGCATCGCCGGATGCCTGCAAGGGTTCTTCTCCCCCCTTTATAAAAGGGGGGCCGGGGGGATTTGAATTGCGGCCAGCCCGTCCAGGTCCAGGCTTGTCTCCGCCAGGTCCGCCAGGCGTTCCAGATAACGGGGCGGCAGGGGGTTGTCCTCGGCCGTGACCAGCCCCAGGTGGCGCGAAGGTATCTCCAGGGCGGCGTCCCGGGGGATGCAGCCGAACACCGCCACCTCCGGCAGCGCCGCTGCCAGGGCGTGGCGCAGCAGCTCGCCGTGGGACGCGCTCCCCACATTGTTGAAAATCACGCCCACAATCCTGACCCGCCCGTCGTACCCGGCAAACCCCTTGACCAGGGCCGCGGCGCTGGCCGCCATGCCACGGGCGTTGACCACCAGCACCACCGGCACGCCGCACATGGCGGCCACCTGGGCGCTGCTCCCCTCCATGGGTGCGTGGCCCATGCCGTCGAACAGCCCCATCGCCCCCTCCACCACCGCCACGTCGGCCCCGGCGACATGCCGGCGGAAGGTGTCGGCCACGAACGCCTCCGGGCACATCCAGCCGTCCAGGTTGATGGAGGGGCGGCCGGTGACCAGGCGGTGATAGCCGGGATCGATGAAATCCGGGCCGCACTTGAAGGGCGCGACCGTCATCCCGCGGCGCCTGAAGGCCGCCATGACGGCCAGGGCCACGGTGGTCTTGCCGGAACCGCTCTGGGGGGCGGCGATGAGGAAGGCGCGCCGGGTCACCGCAGCGACCTGCGGGCGCCGCCATACTGGAAAAACGCGATGAGGTGGAACTCCTCCTTGTCGTAGCCCCGGGGAAACGATCCCACCGGGCCGATGGCGCGCAGGGTGCGCATGACCTCGTCATCCAGTATCCGTGCGCCGGAGCTTTCCAAGAGTTCCACCTTGGTGATCTCGCCGCGCCGGTTGAAGGTGATCCGCACCGGCGTCACCCCCTCGATCCCCTTCATGGCCGCTTCCTGGGGGTAGCGCCAGACGCCGTACACGGCGTTCTCGAAGTGGCGCAGGAACGAACCGAACTGGATGTCGTCGCTGTTGAGGAAGCGGGTATCCCCTTCGGCCACGTCGTTCTCGAACTTGCGGCGGTACCCCTCTTCCAGCGTGGCCAGGCGCTGGGCGCCGGGGAAGAGCTGCGGCTGGGCGGCCTGCGGCCGGCTGGGGGATTTCGGCCTGAGCAGGCTGGAGACCGACGAGCCGGGTGCCAGGGGCGGTTCCTGGCGTTTGGCGGGCAGCGGCTGGGCCTGCCTGGCTGGCGGCGCCTGCCGTTGTGCGGCCCTGCCGGGTTCCTGGGGCTGCGGCCGCGTGGCCGGCCGGGGTGCCGGCCCGAAGCTGTCCCGGGGTGCGTTTCCCCGGGGGGCCATCTCCTTGGGAACGCGCTGCCGCTGCTCGGAGAAGCGCTTGGTCTCCTGCTGCGTGGGCTGCTGGGGCTTCAGTTCCGGCATCTGCTGGATGTCGATGAACACCGGTTCCTTGGGAGGGGGCTTCTCTTCGTGGGGCAGGTAGTAGATCAGGACGAACATGCCCACATGCAGTGCCACGGAGATTGCCAGGAGATAGATAAAGTTTTTTTCGATATATCTGTCAGACATGCAGGGTGGTCACTCGGGAAAAAAGATAGAACTCGGATATGCCGCCGCCGGGTGTACGGGCGGCTAGCCCGCCTCGGGCAGGGGAACGGTCTGGAAGCCCCGGTCGTAGTTCAGCACCGCGTCGTTCTGTTTGCCGGTTTCGGCACGAAGGTACATCAGGATCTCTTTCAGGCTTTCCAGGATGATATGCTCCGCTTTGGGGAATTCGGTCGGATCGAGTTCCAGCGTTACCGTACTCTGATAATCGGTATTTCGCAAGTGGTTCAGGAAGCGGGTCAAGGGCAGCATGCCGTGGCCCGGCAAAAGATGCTCCCGCCCCTGGCCGTAATCGGAAAAATGGATGTTCCTGATGCGCCCGGATTCGTAAAACTGGTAGAAGTCATTGATGAAATTGGCCTTGCCCGACCCCATGTGGGTGCAGTCGAAGGTCATGAACAGGTTGTGGTCGCGAATGAACTCGATCATCCGCTGGGTGTTGGACAGTATGTGGGGATTGATCTTCATCCTGCCCACCCAGGGCATGTTCTCCAGGGTGACGGTCACCAGGCCGTCCATCCCCACGTCCTTCTGAAAATCGATCACACTGTAGAGCCAGCGCCAGTAGCCGATCTCGAACCCCAGCCACGACGGCGGATGAAAGTTCACCAGCGGGATGCCGCATTCCGCCGCCAAAGCCACGCTCCGCCGCAGGGAGGCCGCCGGGCCGCCCCAGCCGTCCAGCGGCATGAAGGGCGCATGGATGGAGTGGATCACCGTGATCTGCTGCAGCGACCTGATCAGCCTGACCGGATTGACCTTCTGGAAGTTCTGGCTGATGATCAACTCGACGCCGTCGAAGCCGGCGGCCGCCGCAAGCTCGAAGACCCGCGGCAGGGGAAGCGTGAAGAGGCTGCCTGTGGAGAGCGAGATCTGCACGGCTGCTACTCTTCCGTCCCGTTATAGACGACGACCGCCAGGCGCTGGACCGTGGCGACGGTCTCCAGCGCATCCCTGAACATGCCGCGGGTATCCTCGTCCAGGCTCGCGACGTCCAGGTAGAGGGGCGCCCCATTGTTCCGGGCCGGAAAGAACTCACGCTCCCGCATCAGGCGCAGTTCGTTCAGGGTATGCCATGACTGCAGCAGGCGCTCGGCGGTATCCACGTCCAGCGCCTGGCGGCCGAGCAGCACCCGGATACGCCGGGGGGTATCGGGGGCATCGACCCGGTGGATCAGGGCCAGGGCGGCGACCGCGGCCGAGAGCGGCAGCAGGGCATGTTCGAACAGCCGGAACATCCCCCGGTGCGGGCCGCTCTTTTCCAGACGCCACCCGCCCATGATCCCGAGGCCGTTGGACAGCCCCAGCAAGCGGGCGACAAGATCGCCCATGGCGCGGCGGCTCTGTTGCAGGTGCGGCAGCACCAGTTCGCGGAATTCCCCCTCCTCCCCCCCGGCGGAAAAAAGGACATCGTGATCGGACAATCTGAGCAGTTCGACCAGTTCCTTCTGCGTGCCCCGCGCCAGCCCCTGCTCCAGGCGCTGGTCCCACTGCGGCAGGCTGCCCCGCCACTGGGGATGCACCGGGGCGATGTCGCCATCGACCCGCAGGCCGCAGGCCCCAAAGCCCTCCAGGAGAAGACGGGCATACCGGAAGCCCGCTTCCGGGTCGCCGCCGTCGTCCCGGCCAAAAACCAGCGCCAGTTGCAGCGGACAGAGGGGGGAAAACTCCCGGCGGCCGGCCGGCCCGACAGCTACGAGCCTCGTGTCGTGCAGCCCCCCGGCGGCCGCCCCGAGCTGGTGCAGGGCATAACGGTGTAAGGAACCGGCCAACCCGTGCAGGAACAGCGTGCTGAGCTGGTAAAAGGCCACTGCCGAGCCGTAGCGGCCGACGTGATCGTAGAGCCCGGCATAGAAGGCGGTGCACAGTTCCCCGAGGCGTGCCGGGTCCGTGCCTGCCGCCGCCTCGGCTGTGAGGCGTTCGAGGCGCGCCACCCGCTCGTCGTTTTCCCCGGCGAGCGCTTCAAGCTCCCGGCAGGCCTCGTCGAAGAGCCGCTCCGCTTCCTCGGAGCGGCAGGAGGCGCTCCGCTGCAAAAGCGCCTGGCGGAAGGCGGCGCCAAACTCCCCGGCCGCCCGCCAGGTGCTGATGTCGCTCCCCTTTGCCGTGGCCAGAACCGCCATTACTCCTCCGCAGTGTCGTGTACGTTGCGGGCCAGAAACAGCTTGATCCCTTCGCCCGGCGGCGGGGTCAGGAGCGAAACCGCCACCATGACCAGGATGACCAGCGGCGCGCCCAGGAAGGCCGATGACGTGGCGGGGGGCAGTACTGAAAGAAGCGGCAGGACGCCCGCCAGCAACGGGGCGAAGGTGATCGCGACCCCGGCCAGCATGCCGCTGATGACCCCGGCGGCATTGGCCCTCCCCCACCAGATTCCCAGCAGGAAAGCCGGGAAGATGGTATTGCCGGCCAGGGCGAAGGCCAGGGCCGCGATCTCGGCGATCATGCCCCACGGCCTGAGGGCCAGCGTCATGACGATCACCGCCAGGACCAGAAAAAAACCTTTCGCCGCGAAGACCTTGTCCGTCTCGCTGGCATTCGGCCTGATGAGGCGGGGATAGATATCATAGGAAAACGAGGCCGAACCGGTCAGAAGCATGCCCGCCACCGTGGAAAAGGCGGCGCTCATGCCGCCGGCGGCCAACAGGCCGATGCACCACGGGGGCAGGCCGCTGTAGCGGGCGGCGGAAAGCACCGCCATATCCGCCGCCATCGGGTCGGAACCGTTCAGCGCGATGCCGCCGCGCGCCTCGAACAGCCGGGCCAGGACGCCGTAGGCCGGGGCCGACCAGTAGATCAGGGCTATGAAGAACAGCCCCCACACCACCCCCCAGCGGGCATCCCGGATGGAGGGGACCATGTAGAAACGGGAGAGGACATGGGGCAGGCCGGCCGTGCCGAACATGAGGGTAAAACAGAGCGCCAGCCAGCGAAAGGGGGTCACCGTGGCAAACGGCTCCGACCAGGCGAAGCCGAATTGCTGCTGCAGGTCCCTGATGGCGGCGCCGTAGCCGAACTGGGGGAGTATCCAGAAATACCCCAGTTTGCGGACCATGAGCATGAGCGGCAGGATAAAGGCCGTGATCAGCACGAAGTACTGCAGCTTCTGGTTCCGCGCCACCCCGAGGGCGCCGGACACGACCACGAACCCCACCACCAGCGCGGCGCCGACGATCACCGCCGGGGCATAGGCGATGCCGAACAGCCACGAGACGATCAGGGCGATGCCGCGGAACTGGGCGACGCCGTAGATGATGGTGATGCCGATGGCGATGAGCGCCGCCAGGGTGCGCGCCACCTCGGATTCATAGCGGAAGCCGACGAAGTCCGGGGCGGTGTAC is a window of Geobacter sp. FeAm09 DNA encoding:
- a CDS encoding sugar phosphate isomerase/epimerase, which produces MQISLSTGSLFTLPLPRVFELAAAAGFDGVELIISQNFQKVNPVRLIRSLQQITVIHSIHAPFMPLDGWGGPAASLRRSVALAAECGIPLVNFHPPSWLGFEIGYWRWLYSVIDFQKDVGMDGLVTVTLENMPWVGRMKINPHILSNTQRMIEFIRDHNLFMTFDCTHMGSGKANFINDFYQFYESGRIRNIHFSDYGQGREHLLPGHGMLPLTRFLNHLRNTDYQSTVTLELDPTEFPKAEHIILESLKEILMYLRAETGKQNDAVLNYDRGFQTVPLPEAG
- a CDS encoding putative nucleotidyltransferase substrate binding domain-containing protein, which encodes MAVLATAKGSDISTWRAAGEFGAAFRQALLQRSASCRSEEAERLFDEACRELEALAGENDERVARLERLTAEAAAGTDPARLGELCTAFYAGLYDHVGRYGSAVAFYQLSTLFLHGLAGSLHRYALHQLGAAAGGLHDTRLVAVGPAGRREFSPLCPLQLALVFGRDDGGDPEAGFRYARLLLEGFGACGLRVDGDIAPVHPQWRGSLPQWDQRLEQGLARGTQKELVELLRLSDHDVLFSAGGEEGEFRELVLPHLQQSRRAMGDLVARLLGLSNGLGIMGGWRLEKSGPHRGMFRLFEHALLPLSAAVAALALIHRVDAPDTPRRIRVLLGRQALDVDTAERLLQSWHTLNELRLMREREFFPARNNGAPLYLDVASLDEDTRGMFRDALETVATVQRLAVVVYNGTEE
- a CDS encoding cation acetate symporter — translated: MSESAVQLLPLAIVVGMFALFIVSGLRTSSRQASEYGVAGGYTGRIGIGAAIASNWMSAASFLGLAGMFYLTGYYAMAFVVGWTGGYVLLLVLMATQIRRFGKYTAPDFVGFRYESEVARTLAALIAIGITIIYGVAQFRGIALIVSWLFGIAYAPAVIVGAALVVGFVVVSGALGVARNQKLQYFVLITAFILPLMLMVRKLGYFWILPQFGYGAAIRDLQQQFGFAWSEPFATVTPFRWLALCFTLMFGTAGLPHVLSRFYMVPSIRDARWGVVWGLFFIALIYWSAPAYGVLARLFEARGGIALNGSDPMAADMAVLSAARYSGLPPWCIGLLAAGGMSAAFSTVAGMLLTGSASFSYDIYPRLIRPNASETDKVFAAKGFFLVLAVIVMTLALRPWGMIAEIAALAFALAGNTIFPAFLLGIWWGRANAAGVISGMLAGVAITFAPLLAGVLPLLSVLPPATSSAFLGAPLVILVMVAVSLLTPPPGEGIKLFLARNVHDTAEE